Genomic window (Xenopus laevis strain J_2021 chromosome 3S, Xenopus_laevis_v10.1, whole genome shotgun sequence):
GcatgaccacgcccatttttctggccacacctcctaattaccatgttcattttacaaaatttggcaggttatgaacgtttgaacaaatttctgtgctttttatacctgtatgttattacagttttgctaatgaaagtgaattgccctttaagctgcaagttacagtttccacaagagacttgcttatcttaaattgttacaaaagtatcgaagtgcacctggcacatattctgggctctctgccaaaagccaattaagttagaaactttgtatctttttctggctgttcattgcaggggatcaaagagaaagtagggacatttcagtaacaagccgggactacgggttgagctgtcaaaatcgggactgtcctgcgtaaaacaggacagttgggagatatgtatAACATCTCCCGCCCACAGATGTCATGTGCTATAGAGAAAGCCAACCTCGTTCTCTGGGCCCCCCTGGGAGggttctgcttcctttatagcaggggtccccaaccttttttttacctgtgagcaacattcagatgtaaaaagatctggggagcaacacaagcgtgatggtgcaaaataagagctgtgattggctatttggtagcccctatgtgaattagcagcctacaggaggttctgtttggcagtacacctggtttttatacaatcaaaacttgcctgcaagccaggaattaaaaaataatcacctgctttgaggccactgggagcaccatccaaggggttggggagcaacatgtgggggatcactgctctatagatACACAACTGATTTGGAGGGGAAAGGGGGTCCCAGGTGCACATCCTTCAACTGGGCCTGCCCAAGGATAGTTCAATTACTGTAGATATCACCCCACCACAACAGTCCCCAGAACATGGTTGGGGTGTTTTGGACAGATTGGGGCAGGTATAAAGACCAAGCTGATATCGCTACTGACCTGTAATCTAACTCTTCCAACCAAAAAGCTGATCCTGGTGGGTCTTGCAGACTTTCCAATGCGGAACGTTCCTGCCTCTTCCTCTTCTCCTGGTCTTTGCGCTTTCCAGGCTTCCCTTTTTTCTTCTTGCCGTGGATTTTTGGAGAGGGCTCCTTGTAGCTCAGTGATTTTTGTGTCTCTTGAGTCAGGTGTGTTGTGACGCCCTCTTCTTCTCCTCCCACCAAGCGCAGGGTGTTGTAGTTCTTCACACTGGTGGCTGGGAGTAAGGCCTCATCTGCCATATGCAGTCCCGCCGTGTTTACTCTGCCCATCAGGTTCTGGAGAAATATCCTGCGCCGCAGCTCTTGGATTGCCCGGCCTTTATCATGGAGATACTGGTGCTCAGACACTGCTCTCCGTCTGTGGGGAAAGGACATTACGTGATATTAGTAACAGGGCTGTTAGTAGGTTGCGGCAGAAAGGAGGATTTGCCctgggtagtgatgagcgaatctgtcccgttccAAAACGAATTGAAATagtgaatgggcattttttctcatgacaactttttttctcctaatgcattagggcagaggcacatggtcagattcggggagattagtcgcccgggaacaaatctcctcttttcc
Coding sequences:
- the pthlh.S gene encoding parathyroid hormone-related protein, with product MFWTLFPHCSLAMFILSCSLPVHGRPAQGINGRVRRAVSEHQYLHDKGRAIQELRRRIFLQNLMGRVNTAGLHMADEALLPATSVKNYNTLRLVGGEEEGVTTHLTQETQKSLSYKEPSPKIHGKKKKGKPGKRKDQEKRKRQERSALESLQDPPGSAFWLEELDYRTQ